The genome window CCTTGACCTTTCAGGAAATTATATTCACTCTTGAAAAATATTGGGCATCAAAAGGATGTATTATAGCTTCAAGTTATGACGTTGAACAGGGTGCAGGAACTATGCACCCATTTACTTTCCTAAAAGTTCTTGGTAAAAAACCTTGGAATGTAGCTTATGTTCAGCCTTGTCGCC of Desulfurobacteriaceae bacterium contains these proteins:
- a CDS encoding glycine--tRNA ligase subunit alpha — its product is MTFQEIIFTLEKYWASKGCIIASSYDVEQGAGTMHPFTFLKVLGKKPWNVAYVQPCRRPKDGRYGENPNRLQHYFQFQVILKPSPENSQELYLGSLEALGIKLSEHDIRFVE